The Sander lucioperca isolate FBNREF2018 chromosome 15, SLUC_FBN_1.2, whole genome shotgun sequence genome window below encodes:
- the LOC118493214 gene encoding DNA replication complex GINS protein PSF1-like, translating to MFCEKAIELIRELHRMSDGQLPAFNEDVFRQVLQEMEALYEQNQTDVNEAKAGRAELIPSIKLRHCCLLRNQRCLTAYLYDRLLRIRALRWEYGSVLPANVRFHMCAEEVQWFSQYKKSLASFMRSLGGGEGLDITQDMKPPKSLYIEVRCLKDHGEFEIDDGTVILLKKNSQHFLPRWKCEQLIRQGVLEHVMS from the exons ATGTTTTGTGAGAAAGCCATCGAGTTAATCAGAGAACTTCACCGGATGAGCGACGGACAACTGCCTGCTTTTAAC gAGGATGTTTTCCGGCAGGTTCTGCAGGAAATGGAAGCTCTTTATGAACAGAACCAGACTGATGT taACGAGGCGAAGGCCGGCCGAGCTGAGCTCATTCCCTCCATCAAGCTGCGTCACTGCTGCCTGCTGAGGAACCAGCGCTGTCTCACCGCCtacct CTACGACCGGCTGCTGAGGATCCGAGCTCTGCGTTGGGAGTACGGCAGCGTGCTGCCCGCTAACGTCCGCTTCCACATGTGTGCAGAGGAG gtgcagTGGTTCAGTCAGTATAAGAAGTCTCTGGCGTCCTTCATGCGGTCTCTAGGGGGGGGCGAGGGTCTGGACATCACTCAGGACATGAAGCCCCCCAAGAGCCTTTACATCGAG gTGAGGTGTTTAAAGGACCACGGAGAGTTTGAGATCGATGATGGAACTGTGATCCTGCTGAAGAAGAACAGTCAG caCTTCCTGCCGCGGTGGAAATGTGAGCAGCTGATTCGTCAGG
- the abhd12 gene encoding lysophosphatidylserine lipase ABHD12, with product MRKRSNPADSGTTGTTGTTGTLLDSDLELKQRPGRGAAGPAARGRKGPEEDGGMAVKPFRRLGLLGKLKRLMLWLLVVYVSIPFLVKLCPSIQAKLVFLNFVRVPYFIDLKRPLDQGLNHTHNFYLEPETGLKIGVWHTVPAQMWRDAEGKQGDWYDSTLSSAHSAILYLHGNAGTRGGDHRVQLYKVLSSLGYHVVTFDYRGWGDSDGSPSEGGMTSDALFIYDWLKQRLDDKTPLYIWGHSLGTGVATNLVRRLCDRGSPPDALVLESPFTNIREEAKSHPFSMVYRYLPGFDWFFLDAITANNIRFASDENVNHISCPVLILHAEDDAVVPFHLGKKLYHMASQSKSLSGHKVQFVPFPSSLAYKHKFIYRSPELPNILSDFLGTAHQQTDDSA from the exons ATGCGAAAGCGGAGTAACCCAGCGGACAGCGGCACCACCGGGACCACCGGGACCACCGGCACTCTGCTAGACAGCGACCTGGAGCTGAAGCAGCGTCCCGGCAGGGGAGCAGCGGGTCCCGCAGCGCGCGGCCGGAAGGGCCCGGAAGAGGACGGAGGCATGGCGGTGAAACCGTTCCGCAG GCTGGGTCTGCTGGGGAAGCTGAAGAGGTTGATGTTATGGCTGCTGGTCGTCTACGTCTCCATCCCCTTCCTCGTCAAACTCTGTCCGTCCATCCAGGCCAAACTCGTCTTCCTCAACTTCG TTCGGGTGCCGTACTTCATCGACCTGAAGAGACCGCTGGACCAGGGactgaaccacacacacaacttctACCTGGAGCCAGAGACGGGCCTCAAGATCGGAgtctg GCACACAGTTCCTGCTCAGATGTGGAGAGACGCTGAGGGGAAACAAGGCGACTGGTACGACTCCACGCTAAGCTCCGCCCACTCCGCCATCCTCTATCTCCATGGAAACGCAGGGACCAg AGGAGGAGACCACCGTGTTCAGCTGTACAAG GTCCTCAGTTCGTTAGGCTACCATGTCGTCACGTTTGATTACAGAG ggtgggGGGATTCAGACGGCTCTCCATCAGAGGGGGGGATGACATCAGACGCTCTCTTCATCTACGATTGGCTGAAACAGCGGCTGGATGACAAAACACCGCTTTACATCTGGGGACACTCTCTGGGGAcggg agTTGCCACCAACCTGGTCAGACGGCTGTGTGACAGag GAAGTCCTCCAGACGCTCTGGTCTTAGAGTCTCCTTTCACCAACATCAGAGAGGAGGCCAAGAGTCACCCCTTCTCCATg GTGTACAGATACCTGCCCGGCTTTGATTGGTTCTTCCTGGACGCCATCACAGCCAACAACATCCGCTTCGCCAGCGATGAGAA TGTGAATCACATCTCCTGTCCCGTGTTGATCCTCCACGCCGAGGACGACGCCGTCGTTCCTTTCCACCTCGGCAAAAAG CTGTACCACATGGCGTCCCAGTCAAAGAGCCTCAGCGGCCACAAAGTTCAGTTTGTCCCTTTCCCGTCGTCTCTGGCCTACAAACACAAGTTCATCTACAGGAGCCCGGAGCTGCCCAACATCCTCAG tgATTTCCTCGGCACCGCTCACCAACAGACGGACGATTcagcctga